The DNA sequence AAAATTCGTTGCTGTGCCTCGTTGTAAAAAATGAATAGGATAAAATGCGAACTAATCCCATTTATTTGTTGACGACAAAGCGTATTTTCCTCCACCTGTAAAAAAGAGACCAAGCCCTCCAAATAAATACAATGCAACTAATTCATGTTGCCAAGCTCCAGCTTTTCCAAGTTCGAAAAAATTTTCTGTGTGCGCCATAGCGAACGCTACTAACATTACTAATGTGAAAGCTGAAGCAGCAATTTTAGTCCTAAAACCTATAATCAAAAGAATTGGCGCGATAGTCTCACCGATATGTACCCCATAAGCTAAAAATGATGGTAGTCCGATTTCTGACAACATATCTTGTACATGGTGAACACCGTTTAGCAACTTATGCACTCCATGAAAAAGCATTAGTATGCCAAAGTTCAATCTGAGAACAAGTAATCCTACATGATAATTTTTAGAATTCATACGTTTTTTGCGAAATTTATTAAGAAATAATACCTACTCTATCATTAATATTAAACTACATATATAACAAAGCTCTGTTTTGTAGACATACATCCACATTAAACTTTCTGTATTACAGCGGCTAATGATTACTTCAGCCTAGTATCACCAGCACTAAGCGATATCACAACCGATAACTCGAAACATCGGTATCATGAGCACTACCTGTTCGCTAAAGCTTATATATATAAATTGAGGATCAATTAAAATTAATCTTAAGAACAAATATATAAATTATTTATTTAAATAATTGCTTATTTAAAAACAAATAATCACTGAACAACAGCATTATTTACCGCGCAGTACAAGCGATCCTGTTTTAAAAAAGTTTTGGGGTACAAATCACCTGAGATTACAAACTATATCTTGGTGTTTTAAGATCAGCGCTCATGGTCATTTACAAACTATATTGGTGCATCGGTAGGGTTAATTCTAATACCTATAAAAACGCCAAAAATGAGAAACGACTAGCTGTACGGTGTAGAGTATCTGCTGAAAACTATGGTACCATTCTCCATGCCCTAAGAATAGAGAAATTTAACATTTCTAATCTTACGAAACTATAAACAAATTGCTTCTACAAGAAACATGATCAGAATGGTTACAAAAGAAAATAATTTCATACTAACGTGTTAATTTTATCAAAAGTAGTTAATCCGTTGATAAGTTGCAACTTCCATAACATATACGCTACGCTTTTACAAGTAAGCATAGATTTAAAATAAGAAATAGCGAATAAAAATGTATCTTGTATTGAGGATCAACCCTGGTATAATCTGGGAATCAAACACTATTCTACAACCACCTAAAAAGAATATTATGAACTCAAAAACTCAATCCGCTTTAAGTTACATTGGTATTTTATGGTTTATAGCATACTTTTTTGGCAAAAATAACCGCGACAGTATGAGTTTATACCACTTAAAGCAAGGTTTCGGCCTGCTTTTGACCGGGATCGTAGTCAATACCTTAGGATACATAGTGATCAGTATTATTACTCCATTAGCATTCATTACTAATATTATCGGAATTGTCTTTCTAATTTTTGTAGTTCTGGGAGTATTTAATGCTCTGAATCAAGAGCGCACGCCGTTGCCGATCATCGGACATTTATTTGAAAATCAATTTCCATTTCTTGATTAATCCTTTCTTAATGTATGATCGTATCATAAAGCCGTATTGATAAAGAAGCTTTGGTAAGAGTAAATAGCATTTGACGATTTGCAAGATGTAGTATTTTGGTAGTGAACGCTTTTGATTAACTTTGCGGAACATCTATAAAATACCATGACAATCTCCAGTGCGCCGCAAATTACCTCAGATCTTAGCCCGAATAAGGGTAGAATTCGTATGGCAGTTGCTGCCTTCTACTTCTGTCAAGGACTTGCGTTCGCCTCTTGGGCGAGTAGAATTCCAACTATCAAACAGCATCTGGGACTTTCCGAAGCTCAATTAGGCACAGTACTTCTTATGCTGCCAATTGGCCAATTATTAACCATGCCATTATCAGGAAGGTTAGTTTCAAAATATGGAAGTCATCGGTTACTTCCGATTGTTGGCTTTTTGTATGTGGCTAATCTTTTCACGATTGCACTTGCGCCAAATATGTGGGCTTTGGCTCTCGCACTACTCTTTTTTGGTATTATTGGAAATATGTGCAATATCTCGGTCAATACCCAAGGTGTGCTCGCTGAAGGTATTTACCGGCGTTCGATCATGTCATCTTTCCATGGCACATGGAGTATTGCTGGTTTTACAGGTGCGCTCATCGGCTTGATCTGCATGACGTTAAAACTCCCTATTGAAGGGCATTTTCTGATTATTACTGGAATCGTTTGGACACTGAATCTTTTGAATAGAAAATATCTCGCGCCACCGGCAGGGCTTCAACCGAAAAAAGGAGGATTTGCTTTCAAACCGGATAGGCTATTGATTTCTTTGGGAATCGTAGGTTTTTGCAGCATGGCTACCGAAGGCGCTATGTTTGATTGGTCGGGCGTTTATTTCGACGAAGTGGTTCATGCGCCCAAAAGTCTGATCGTATTGGGTTATGCCGCGTTTATGGTCATGATGGCTATGGCACGCTTCATCGGCGACAAAGCACTTTCCAGATTCGGCAGACAACGTATATTACAGGGCAGCGGTATTTTGATGTTTGTCGGGATGGCGATTGCCGTTTCCTTCCCCAGCCTGATGGCGAGCACATTGGGTTTTATGCTCGTAGGTCTGGGCGTAGCGTGTAATGTACCGATCATCTATTCTGTTGCTGGAAAGCATCCAACGATCTCATCTGGCATGGCGCTAGCCATGGTATCTAGCCTAAGTTACCTTGGCTTTTTGATCGGGCCGCCATTGATTGGATACATTGCGGAACTGTCCAGCTTACGCTTTTCTTATGGTGTATTTTCCTTATTTGGGATTGTACTTTGCACGATGTGCAGTATCCTGCCTATCTTTAAGAATTCGTAATCCTTAGCGTTTTGGAGAAAGTAAATGTTTCAAAGGATGCAAATTTCCATTCGTAAATTCAAAAGTTCCTGATACGTTTATCGTTTGTTCAGCACCCTGCGTTCCGGCTATGTCTGCGCGCTCTATCTTTTGCAGCCATGTAGGCATTGGTATCGGCGCATTCCATATTTCAGGCTGCTGATAACGTACATAGAGAAGATCTGTTTGTGGCACAAGTTCTTGCCCTTGGGCAGGTCGAGCGTTATTCGTACTTAAAATCAGCAACTGGCCGGCCTGCTTTTTATAAAACTTATAAAATAGCTTCTCCGGAAGATACGACAAAAGATGTGGTGAGGCCATAAAAGATAATGTCAGATCTGGAACCGTTTCATTTCTGAGTTCACGCTTCTCCACCATTTCAAAGTTATCGTCGTAATCATACGTGATAATGGTATCTGCTTGTAGCACTGCTTCATTTTTCCATTGTAATTCCCAATAATTGCCCAGATAAGGCTCAATATCTTTCCAAGGGAGCCCCTGAGCCTGCAACATGTCTTCATGTTTCGCTAGCCATGGGCGAATGTCTGCTAACAGCCGCACGGACAAGATATTATTTTCAGGAAATATTGCTCCTACTGGTTTGTTGCTAAACCGCCAGTCAGCATCGCCTAATAATCCAGCAATCACAATCTCACCCGCCCTAAAATCCATGGACCAGAAACTTGCTTCTCCAGGTTTCCAAAAGACAATATCGCCTGTCGCTTCTTTCGGTTTACCGGCTTTCAGCGTAGCTATTTCTATGAAATCATCTTGCGATGCTAACATCTGTTGCATCGGTTCTACGATTGTATCGGTCTTACTCGGATTCCAGCCTAAAACAACATAACGCTCGTTACCGACTACATATAAACTTTTATCTTCTGTACGTCCACACCAGTTGGACGAATTTTCGACGTTTAAAGATGTGTTTAAAGCAGTAGACAATACCTGCTGAAGGCGTGGCAAATCATCCACCGGAAGGATGGTGAAATAAGAAGATTCTCCGGATGGTAAGCTAAAAAAGTAGACATTAGCGGGCAACGAAACACCCAAATTCCAAGGACGTAATTTTTGAAGTACAGTGTCTGCCAAGGTATCGCGTTCGCTACCAAAATAGGCGCTTGGGTTCCACAGCGCATTAGCTGCCAGCTCCCGGAAAATCCGATCTGATTTTACTTCTACGATAGCGGTGGCATCGCGATGTACCCATTGAGATTCCGAACGCATTTGTCTGTACGAAAAGAAGAGTATAATGGCTAAAGCGATCAAACCTAAGCTCAAGAAAATCCACCCTAATACGCGTACAAATCTTTTCATGTTTCTTATTTTATAGTAGGAACAAACTCATTCATTAAGTCGAACAGGAAAGCCAAAGCATTCCCTTTGCGATCAGGAAAATCAATAGAGAGCTCAGCCGCTATTTTATTTTTTTTGATACCTGAAGATCTCAACGTAAAGTCGCCATATTGCCCAAGCTCTTCTACTGTAGATCGCATTTTCCGCTCTACGGGTATGTCCATACGATCAAACAATTCTGGTGCACGTTTTGTGTTGAATACCACTGAAAATGCATCTTTTTTAGCAATATCTATGTAGGGTCTGTGTCCCTTCGCCAGATGCTTACCGGTATTAATGTTTTGCATTTTTTCTAAGTTACTACCGACAAATACTATTCCATCCTTAATTAAGAAATACAGCTGTAAAGCGGTGCCATAAGATTTTTCAGAAGCATATACCCCATTCAGATCCTGCAATTTTGATTCGGCAAGGCCAGCTTGGATCATCTTTTCAAAGATTCGGGTATCATCAGAAGAAAACATCCACACGAAGTCAGGCAATTGCTCTGTCTTCGTTTTTTCTACTTCTTGATAATTATAATCTTCGTCGTAAACATAGTCTGTATAGCTCACTTCTACTGGTGTGACACCATGCAAAACCAATAAGTTATCTCCCTTAAACACTTTTCCTATCGCTTTTTCGTCCAAAAAAATATCGAAAAATAAGGAAGCCATATCCACATATTTGTCATATCTGCCTGCCATAGGTCCGTAATACCGCTGGAAGATTACCGGCATATATTTGATGTATGCTTCTGTATCCATGGCGAATGACATGAAGCCCAAAATGTCCTCTTGTAAATAAGGAAAGAACTTTTTATTCATCTTTCTTCCATAAATGGCCTTGATGTATCGACTCATCTCCTTATCTAACGTGGCATCACCGCGAAACACCAACCTGTTTCCCTGTAC is a window from the Sphingobacterium sp. lm-10 genome containing:
- a CDS encoding MFS transporter, which translates into the protein MTISSAPQITSDLSPNKGRIRMAVAAFYFCQGLAFASWASRIPTIKQHLGLSEAQLGTVLLMLPIGQLLTMPLSGRLVSKYGSHRLLPIVGFLYVANLFTIALAPNMWALALALLFFGIIGNMCNISVNTQGVLAEGIYRRSIMSSFHGTWSIAGFTGALIGLICMTLKLPIEGHFLIITGIVWTLNLLNRKYLAPPAGLQPKKGGFAFKPDRLLISLGIVGFCSMATEGAMFDWSGVYFDEVVHAPKSLIVLGYAAFMVMMAMARFIGDKALSRFGRQRILQGSGILMFVGMAIAVSFPSLMASTLGFMLVGLGVACNVPIIYSVAGKHPTISSGMALAMVSSLSYLGFLIGPPLIGYIAELSSLRFSYGVFSLFGIVLCTMCSILPIFKNS
- a CDS encoding DoxX family protein codes for the protein MNSKNYHVGLLVLRLNFGILMLFHGVHKLLNGVHHVQDMLSEIGLPSFLAYGVHIGETIAPILLIIGFRTKIAASAFTLVMLVAFAMAHTENFFELGKAGAWQHELVALYLFGGLGLFFTGGGKYALSSTNKWD